A stretch of Cicer arietinum cultivar CDC Frontier isolate Library 1 chromosome 5, Cicar.CDCFrontier_v2.0, whole genome shotgun sequence DNA encodes these proteins:
- the LOC101506163 gene encoding thioredoxin-like protein Clot, translated as MPLKVSEATISTFDAVFEKFRSESPQNKANLILFLADNDPSTSLSWCPDCVRAEPVIYKKLETSSNEIALLKAYVGDRPTWRNSKHPWRVDPRFKLTGVPTLIRWENDSIKGRLEDHEAHIVNKIEALVADK; from the exons ATGCCGCTGAAGGTGTCCGAAGCCACAATTTCTACCTTTGATGCCGTCTTTGAGAAGTTCCGATCAGAGAGTCCCCAAAACAAAGCCAACCTCATTCTCTTCTTGGCTGACAACGACCCTTCTACCTCTCTCAGCTGGTGCCCTG ATTGTGTGAGAGCTGAGCCTGTGATCTACAAGAAGCTGGAAACATCATCAAATGAAATTGCACTTTTGAAAGCTTATGTTGGAGATAGACCAACATGGAGGAACTCAAAACATCCATGGAGGGTGGATCCTAGGTTCAAGCTCACAGGTGTGCCAACGTTGATCCGTTGGGAGAATGATTCGATCAAAGGTCGCCTTGAGGATCATGAAGCTCACATTGTAAACAAAATTGAAGCCCTTGTTGCTGATAAATGA
- the LOC105852734 gene encoding uncharacterized protein — translation MKEWDDHQTTLPPAQRAGPVQQKPYDTTSFMNISGGKYKGRVLGVGSLSSTFVKCPTDYIQTETSSSYASTDRSHRPSVDNLDQLNEQWASEKEEKTQQLIQAAIDKLNEEWKQKFQEQQQQFQQQQFSFPSMFHQEFPPRPQYLHQQPLFQQQQNYSQYSQQQQLPPNFQQQHQDPPISAFQQQQQQMFQQQQYFFIIISMFRHLHINFLNQIKLHTDQLCQQLT, via the coding sequence atgaaagaatgggatgatcatcaaactactcttcctcctgctcagcgagctggtccagtgcagcAGAAACCATATGACACTACAAGTTTTATGAACATtagtggtggcaagtacaaagggcgtgtgTTGGGTGTCGGTAGTTTATCGTCAACATTTGTGAAATGTCCAACAGactatattcagactgagacgtcttcttcttatgctagtacggatcgatctcatcgtccgtcAGTAGATAATCTTGACCAGTTAAATGAACAATGGGCAAgtgagaaagaagaaaagacacaacagctgatacaagcagcaattgataaactaaatgaggaatggaaacaaaagtttcaagagcagcaacaacagtttcaacaacaacaattttcatttccttctATGTTTCATCAGGAGTTCCCGCCTCGGCCTCAGTACTtgcatcaacaaccactattccagcagcaacaaaattactctcaatactcccaacAGCAGCAACtgcctccaaatttccaacaacaacaccaaGATCCTCCGATCTCTGCcttccaacaacaacaacaacaaatgtttcagcaacaacaatatttttttataattatcagtatgttccgtcatcttcacatcaacttcctcaaccagatcaaacttcataccgaccaactatgccaacagctgacttga